GGAGTGCCCGAGACGTCGCCCTCGGCCACGTCGCGGGCGGCGGCGGCCAGTCCGAAGTCGGCGATGCGGACGCGTCCCCGACCGTCGATCATGATGTTGGCGGGCTTGAAGTCGCGGTGCAAAACACCGGCGTCATGGGCGGCCGCCAGTCCGGCGCACATCTGGCGCGACAGTTCCAGCGCCTTGTCCTCAGGCAAGCGTCCGATGCGGCGCAGCAGCGAGGAAAGGTCCTCGCCGTCGATGTACTCCATCGAGATGAAGTGCCGCCCTTCGGCCTCGCCCACGTCGTGGACGCGGCACACGTTGGGATGGGAAACACGCCTCGCGACCTTGACCTCGTCGAGAAAGCGCCCCATCCTCCGCTGGTCCGAGGCCAGTTCGCGGGGCAAAAACTTGAGCGCCACTTCCTGATCGAGCGTCAAGTCCTCGGCCCTGTAAACCTCCCCCATCCCGCCTTTGCCCAACAACCCCACAATCCGATACCGCCCCGCCAGCAACACCCCCGGCGGAAACTCCCCCCTCCGCGACCCCGGAGCTGCACTGCCGCCGGTTGACTCCCTTGGCGAGACGTCGACGCGAGTGGCCTCGTCATCTCCCGGCTGCGGGGTTGGTTGAGTCGATTGAGACATTGGCAATACCCTACCAGACCGGAAAGGCCTCAGCCTCGACCACTCTCTGAGCTTGGGCGAGGTGCCTTTGCGTGTGCACTACCAGGATGGTGAAGGTGTCGTCGAGGCTGTAGGTCACGAGGCCAAGCAGCGGAGAGGTAATGATGGTTTGGGCGGGGTCGACGCCGGAGGGGGTCTTTTCGACATGCTCGGCCAACTCGGCCTGATGCCGGCGGAAGCGCTCGACGATGTCGCCGTCGATCTCGCTGGCCGACGGCCGGGCCTTGGCCGGTGCCTTCAGTTTCCTGCGGTTGTCGGGGCGCAGGGACTTGATGAGAAATCTCCCGAAGAAACCGCTCAGGGGCGAAAACCGCTCCCACCATGAGGGACTGAGGTCGCCCTTTTCCAGTTTCTTGAAGAGCGGGAAGTAAAGGCTGTGGGTGGTGATCAGATGATCGAGGCACTGTGCAACGCTCCAGCGGCCGGCGGACGGCTTCCAGTTCAGTTGCTGCGCCGAGAGCCCTGCAAAGCGCTCTTCAGCCTGGGCCGCCAGCTCCCTTAACTCCGACGCGGTCTCCTCAACTCGCTCTCGCATAGAGAACTCCATGTTAGTGGATTCGACCTCGGGCACGCTTCAGTCTTCGCTGAGAGGACCTTTGCGCGGGCCCATCAGTTTGATGCTCACGCCCCGGCCGCAGCGCCGGCGGACTCTTCCGCCTTGATGGCCTCGGCCATGATGCGTCCGCTGGTCACGTCCATGGTGATGTGGAGGATGACGGCGGTCAGAAGGGAGCCGCTGAATACCGTCAGCAGCGCAAAGACAAGTCCCACTGCCCCCGTCCGCAGCACGCCGGGCAGTCCCTGGTAGAGGTGGCCGAGCCCGAAGACTGCGGAAGAGACGACCACGGCCGGCCAGGTGCCAATGGCTGCCGCCAGTACGGCGAGTAGCACCCCCCGATACAAGATCTCCTCACAGATACCGGCGGTGACCGAGAGCATGTTGAAAGCGCTTTGCTCTTTTGAGTTTCGGGGAATCATCGGCTTCAGGTTACCGAGATTGCCGCCCAGGTTCGACAAGGATTGAGGATTCCGTGTAGCTTTGGACATCTGCAAGACCAGCAGGGCGGAAAGTACGAGTCCGGCGGCCACGGCCAGCCATTCCCAGCCCATCGGACGGTGAACCAGCCTCAAGGGCTCCTGGGGACGTCCGCTCCAGAACCACCAGGCGAGAAAAACGGCCGCCGAGATCCACTCCCAGACTGCGATCGAGTTGTAGTGGCGCAGCCTGGCGTCGGGGCGGTTCTCGGCATCCCAACGAATGAGCCGGCGAAAATCTCTCACGCCGCCCCATGGAAAAACCAACGCCAGAAGCAGGAGCAGGCAGACGGCCATAGGATCGAGCAGGACGGTCAGGTCCATGGTGTTCCTATTCTACCCTCGCTTCGGCCGCTTGTCGGATAGCGGCGCTGCGCCCTTGCAGCAGTCGGGTCAGATACCTGCCGTGGACGAGCCGATCAACCTGCTGGTCTTGCCGGCCATGGCCCGCTCTCCAATGTTACTGG
The Acidobacteriota bacterium genome window above contains:
- a CDS encoding DinB family protein, with the translated sequence MRERVEETASELRELAAQAEERFAGLSAQQLNWKPSAGRWSVAQCLDHLITTHSLYFPLFKKLEKGDLSPSWWERFSPLSGFFGRFLIKSLRPDNRRKLKAPAKARPSASEIDGDIVERFRRHQAELAEHVEKTPSGVDPAQTIITSPLLGLVTYSLDDTFTILVVHTQRHLAQAQRVVEAEAFPVW
- a CDS encoding type II CAAX endopeptidase family protein gives rise to the protein MDLTVLLDPMAVCLLLLLALVFPWGGVRDFRRLIRWDAENRPDARLRHYNSIAVWEWISAAVFLAWWFWSGRPQEPLRLVHRPMGWEWLAVAAGLVLSALLVLQMSKATRNPQSLSNLGGNLGNLKPMIPRNSKEQSAFNMLSVTAGICEEILYRGVLLAVLAAAIGTWPAVVVSSAVFGLGHLYQGLPGVLRTGAVGLVFALLTVFSGSLLTAVILHITMDVTSGRIMAEAIKAEESAGAAAGA